From Streptomyces sp. NBC_01551:
GATCGGCCACCCGGCGGCGGACGGCAAGCCGCGCTACGTCCTGGACATCTCCCCGGTGAACAACACGGTCACGGTCGGCCCCGTCGAGGCGCTGGACGTCACCGCGCTCACCGCGATCCGCCCGCGCTGGTGCGGCTCCACGGCCGCCGCGCCGGGCACCTACACCGCGCAGTTGCGCGCCCACGGCGGCGAGACCGAGGTCTTCGCGGAGCTGGTGGACGGGGAGCTGCGGGTCCGCTTCTCCGAGCCGGTCCGGGGCGTCGCCCCGGGCCAGGCGATCGTGCTCTACGACGGCACCCGCGTCGTCGGCTCGGCCACCATCGCGACCACGACCCGCGCCGAGGCCGCGACCGCCGTCTGAGCAGCGCCGTCTGAGTACAGCCGTCTGAGCACAGCCGTACGAGCAGCGCCGTCCGACCCGCCGCTGCCGGGGGCACGGGCCCCCGGCGCGCGGATCGATCCGGTCGGGCGACCGTCGGGTCAGGCGACCGTCAGGACGATCTTGCCCGTCGTGCGGCCCTGCTCGCCGATCTCGTGGGCCTTGGCGGCCTCCGCGAGCGGCAGGACGGTGTCGATCACCGGGCGGAGGGTGCCGTCCTCGACCAAGGCCGCGATCTCCAGCAGGCCCCGGTAGTCGGGCTCCACCAGCGTCCAGCCCGTGTGGACGCCCGGCGCCTCGGCCGGGACGCCGTCCGGGCCCGGCAGGGTCACCAGGTGGCCGCCCGGCTTCAGGACCTTCAGCGAGCGCTCCCCGTACTCCCCGCCGATCGCGTCGATCACGACGTCCACGTCGGACACCGCGTCCTCGAACGCCGTGGAGCGGTAGTCGATCACCTCGTCCGCGCCCAGCTCGCGCAGCACCCCGTGCTTCGCGGCGCTCGCCGTGCCGATCACGTACGCGCCGCGCGCCTTCGCGATCTGCACCGCGAAGTGGCCGACGCCGCCCGCCGCGGCGTGCACCAGCACCCGCTGCCCGGCCCGCAGCCCCGCCGTGTCCACCAGGGCCTGCCACGCGGTCAGCGCGGCCAGCGGCAGGGCCGCCGCGCCGATGTGGTCGATGCCCTCGGGCTTGCGGGCGAAGTGCCGCGCGGGCGCCGTCACGTACTCCGCGTACGCCCCGGCCTGCTGCGGGAAGCGCGGCATCCCGAAGACCTCGTCGCCCGGCTGGAACAGGGTCACGCCCGGGCCGACCTCCTCGACGGTGCCGGAGACGTCCCAGCCGACCGCGGGGACCGGGCCCCAGGGGATCAGGGCGCCGCTCTCGCGGGTCTTCCAGTCCACCGGGTTCACGCCGGCCGCGTGGACCCGTACGAGGATCTCGCCCATGCCCGGCTCCGGCCGGTCGATCTCGGTCTCGGTGAGAACCTCGGGTCCACCCCACTGGCTGACGACTACGGCACGCATGATGTGTGTCTCCTTATGGCCGGTATGGCTCGCATCGCCCGGATTTCCCGGCCGATGTGACCAGCTTCGCCGTCTTCGTGCCCGCGTGGTGCTGACCGAACGGCCACCATGTGACAGGATCTGGCCATGCACAAAATCGCCGTACTCGCCCTCGAAGGGGTCCCTCCGTTCGAGCTCGGGATGCCGTCCCGGGTCTTCGGCAACGCCCTCGACGACGTCGGGAAGCCGCTCTACGAGGTGACCGTCTGCACCGTCGACGGCCGGCCCGTGGCCAGCGACGCGGGCTTCACCATCGGGGTCTCGGCGGGCCCCGAGGCCCTGGCGGCCGCCGACACGGTGATCATCCCGCCCACCAACGTCATGATGGCGCTGGAGCAGGGCGTCCCCCTGCCCCGCCCGCTCGCCGACGCCCTGGCCGCGATCCGCCCCGGCACCCGGCTGGTGTCGATCTGCACCGGCACCTACGTGCTCGCCGCCGCCGGGCTGCTCGACGGCCGGCCCGCCACCACGCACTGGCTCAAGGCCCCGGCCTTCCAGCGCGCCTTCCCGCGCGTCAAGCTCGACGAGGACGTCCTCTTCGTCGACGACGGCGACATCCTCACCTCCGCCGGGGTCGCCGCCGGCGTGGACCTGTGCCTGTACATGGTCCGCCAGGACCACGGCACCGCCGCCGCCAACCGCGCCGCCCGGCTGTGCGTCGTACCGCCGTGGCGCGACGGCGGCCAGGCCCAGTACATCGACCGGCCCGTCCCCGAACCCACCGTCGCCACGACCACCGCCACCCGTGCCTGGGCCCTGGAGCGGCTCGCCGAGCCGATCACGCTGACCGAGCTCGCCGAGCACGCCCGGATGAGCCTGCGCACCTTCACCCGGCGCTTCCGCGACGAGGTCGGGATGACCCCGGTGCAGTGGCTCACCGGGCAACGCCTGGAGATCGCACGCCAGTTGCTGGAGTCCAGCGATCTGCCCGTCGACCTGGTCGCACACCGTGCCGGATTCGGCTCCGCCAACTCCCTGCGCCAGCACATGCGGAGCACCCTCGGGATCTCGCCGATCGCCTACCGCCGCACCTTCCAGCCCAACTCCGCCATTCTGACGCCCCATTGATGGCCCGTCACTCCGTCGGCATACTGCGTGGTTCCTGCACCCTTCTCTCAGGGGGAACTACGTGCGCAACCATCACGGCAGGGCGGGGGCGGCGGCTTCGGTCGCCGCGATCGCCGCTCTCGCGCTCGCGGCGGGGCTGACCACCCCGGCCGCGGCCGCGCCCGCACCGCGCTCCTTAGCCGGCCCGGCGGCGAGATCCACATCCGCTTCGGCACCCGCATCCGCATCGGCCGCCGGCTCGAAGACCACCCGCGTCACCCTCGTCACCGGCGACCGCGTCGTCCTCGACGCCGACCGCAAACCCGTCGGC
This genomic window contains:
- a CDS encoding GlxA family transcriptional regulator, whose translation is MHKIAVLALEGVPPFELGMPSRVFGNALDDVGKPLYEVTVCTVDGRPVASDAGFTIGVSAGPEALAAADTVIIPPTNVMMALEQGVPLPRPLADALAAIRPGTRLVSICTGTYVLAAAGLLDGRPATTHWLKAPAFQRAFPRVKLDEDVLFVDDGDILTSAGVAAGVDLCLYMVRQDHGTAAANRAARLCVVPPWRDGGQAQYIDRPVPEPTVATTTATRAWALERLAEPITLTELAEHARMSLRTFTRRFRDEVGMTPVQWLTGQRLEIARQLLESSDLPVDLVAHRAGFGSANSLRQHMRSTLGISPIAYRRTFQPNSAILTPH
- a CDS encoding NADP-dependent oxidoreductase; translation: MRAVVVSQWGGPEVLTETEIDRPEPGMGEILVRVHAAGVNPVDWKTRESGALIPWGPVPAVGWDVSGTVEEVGPGVTLFQPGDEVFGMPRFPQQAGAYAEYVTAPARHFARKPEGIDHIGAAALPLAALTAWQALVDTAGLRAGQRVLVHAAAGGVGHFAVQIAKARGAYVIGTASAAKHGVLRELGADEVIDYRSTAFEDAVSDVDVVIDAIGGEYGERSLKVLKPGGHLVTLPGPDGVPAEAPGVHTGWTLVEPDYRGLLEIAALVEDGTLRPVIDTVLPLAEAAKAHEIGEQGRTTGKIVLTVA